In one Candidatus Nitronereus thalassa genomic region, the following are encoded:
- a CDS encoding mechanosensitive ion channel family protein: protein MKDWITAVEESMTHSVTLLIGFLPKLFGAVLLLLAGFVIGRIVRVALTKVLQLVGIDRLLGKTAIQTVLERTGSQKTMAQIMGVLGFWIVFLLFLISSTETLGLAIVSQALTGLAYFLPKVGLAVVILVLGLFAANFLKEVISLACGSAGVTQGQVVAQTFYVGMALLVVVTAINELGIDTTLLNNTIILLVAGLIAGAALSFGLGAKSAIGNLIAAHYLQPVLKIGQRVKIGTISGEVLSITPVSVVVQTNDGRAIIPASQFSESTGVIQSSE, encoded by the coding sequence ATGAAGGATTGGATTACTGCGGTCGAAGAGTCGATGACCCATAGTGTGACGCTCCTTATTGGTTTTTTGCCAAAACTTTTTGGAGCGGTGTTGTTACTCTTAGCCGGGTTCGTCATTGGCCGAATTGTTAGAGTTGCGTTGACCAAAGTCCTTCAGCTGGTGGGGATTGATCGGTTACTGGGAAAGACGGCTATTCAAACCGTGCTTGAACGAACGGGTTCCCAAAAAACCATGGCGCAAATAATGGGGGTACTTGGATTTTGGATTGTCTTTCTCCTGTTTTTAATTTCTTCTACAGAAACTCTTGGTCTGGCGATTGTCTCGCAAGCGCTGACAGGCCTCGCCTATTTTCTTCCCAAGGTGGGATTGGCGGTGGTCATTTTGGTCTTGGGTTTATTCGCGGCGAATTTCCTTAAAGAGGTGATTAGCTTAGCTTGTGGATCTGCGGGTGTCACCCAGGGGCAGGTCGTCGCACAAACATTCTACGTGGGAATGGCGTTATTAGTTGTGGTCACTGCCATTAATGAATTAGGCATTGATACAACGTTGTTGAATAATACCATAATTTTGCTGGTGGCGGGATTGATTGCTGGGGCTGCCCTGTCATTCGGCTTGGGTGCAAAATCGGCAATTGGCAATCTGATTGCTGCCCATTATTTGCAACCAGTTTTGAAAATTGGACAACGCGTCAAAATCGGGACTATTTCCGGTGAGGTGTTGTCTATTACTCCGGTGTCAGTGGTCGTGCAGACCAATGATGGACGCGCCATTATTCCCGCTTCACAGTTTTCCGAGTCCACAGGAGTTATCCAGAGCTCGGAATAA
- a CDS encoding 4-alpha-glucanotransferase has product MAIIAKDLGTITPEIEELRDEFEFPGIKVLPMAFGHDPKATTTVPISMVPMVWSIPPSTPTIRR; this is encoded by the coding sequence TTGGCCATCATAGCTAAAGATCTTGGAACCATTACCCCTGAGATCGAGGAGCTTCGCGATGAATTCGAATTTCCCGGCATAAAAGTTCTTCCAATGGCCTTCGGGCACGATCCCAAAGCCACGACCACCGTCCCCATCAGTATGGTCCCAATGGTGTGGTCTATACCACCATCCACGCCCACAATACGACGATGA
- a CDS encoding lipopolysaccharide assembly protein LapA domain-containing protein — MSQWKLISICALTGVIVLFTVQNYEVVEIKFLFWNLAMSRALMLFMVLIVGITIGWLLRGHK; from the coding sequence TTGTCACAATGGAAACTCATATCCATTTGCGCCCTCACAGGAGTCATCGTGTTATTTACGGTTCAAAACTATGAGGTCGTCGAAATCAAATTCTTGTTTTGGAATTTAGCAATGTCCCGAGCCCTCATGTTATTTATGGTTCTCATTGTAGGCATCACCATTGGATGGCTCCTTCGCGGCCACAAATAG
- a CDS encoding transglycosylase SLT domain-containing protein, with translation MKKRHVIRVLVTHSKTNFFLVKGEPHGFEYELLQQYGKFLNKKVSRKKFRTNIVFIPVPFEQLLPGLIEGKGDIAAAGLTITPEREKIIAFSDSYLPRVEEIVVMRKKLKGLTALEALAGRSVYIIRGGSYGPHLAKLNSQFAKKNLSPITVIEASEYLATEDLLELVNAGVIDLAVADRHIAELWAPVLPKISVRTDLSIHAGGKIGWAIRKENTELRKSLNTFIRSHKKGTLMGNILFKRYYQNRKWISNPLESRERRKLEQFMALFQKYGKKYEFDWLAIAAQAYQESGLDHTRQSPQGAVGIMQILPSTAADDAVNIPNIQPVENNIHAGVKYLAHLRNTYFQSPRMAPNEQLNFAYAAYNMGPRKVRQLQQKAKAMGLDPNRWFFHVERAALKFVGQEPVRYVANIHKYYIAYTLVKESESQKFRELKELKN, from the coding sequence ATGAAGAAACGCCACGTCATCCGAGTCCTGGTCACCCACAGCAAGACCAATTTTTTTCTGGTCAAGGGAGAACCACACGGTTTTGAATATGAGCTTCTCCAACAATATGGAAAATTTCTGAACAAGAAGGTCTCTCGAAAAAAGTTTCGAACAAATATCGTGTTCATTCCGGTCCCCTTTGAACAATTACTGCCGGGGCTCATTGAAGGAAAAGGAGACATCGCAGCCGCAGGATTGACCATCACCCCTGAACGAGAAAAGATCATCGCCTTTTCAGATTCCTATCTTCCACGAGTTGAGGAAATCGTGGTCATGAGAAAAAAACTCAAGGGCCTGACAGCACTTGAAGCCCTCGCGGGAAGGTCGGTCTATATTATTCGTGGGGGAAGTTATGGGCCTCACTTAGCCAAACTTAATTCCCAGTTTGCCAAGAAAAACCTTTCTCCCATCACAGTCATCGAAGCAAGCGAATATCTGGCCACTGAAGATTTACTGGAATTGGTCAATGCCGGTGTGATTGATCTGGCCGTGGCCGATCGACACATTGCGGAATTGTGGGCTCCCGTCCTCCCTAAAATCTCGGTTCGCACCGACCTCTCTATTCACGCCGGAGGAAAAATTGGCTGGGCCATCAGGAAGGAGAATACAGAGCTACGAAAAAGTCTGAACACTTTCATTCGTAGTCATAAAAAGGGAACCTTGATGGGCAACATCCTCTTCAAACGGTACTATCAAAATCGAAAATGGATCTCCAACCCCCTGGAATCACGCGAGCGACGAAAACTAGAACAATTTATGGCCCTGTTCCAAAAGTATGGGAAAAAATACGAATTCGATTGGTTGGCCATTGCGGCACAGGCGTATCAAGAGTCGGGACTGGATCATACGCGTCAAAGTCCCCAGGGGGCGGTTGGAATTATGCAAATCCTACCCAGCACAGCAGCTGACGACGCCGTCAATATTCCCAATATCCAGCCGGTGGAAAACAATATACACGCAGGAGTGAAATACCTTGCCCATCTTCGAAACACCTACTTCCAGTCACCCCGTATGGCACCTAACGAGCAATTAAACTTTGCCTATGCCGCATACAACATGGGGCCTAGGAAAGTCCGACAGCTTCAACAAAAAGCTAAAGCCATGGGGCTTGATCCCAATCGTTGGTTTTTCCATGTTGAACGAGCCGCCCTAAAATTTGTTGGACAAGAACCTGTCCGATATGTGGCCAATATTCACAAATATTATATTGCGTATACATTGGTGAAAGAATCTGAATCTCAAAAATTCAGAGAATTGAAAGAACTGAAAAATTAG
- a CDS encoding mechanosensitive ion channel family protein, which translates to MNEWNIFETLTQFFHYQLFSVNQTPITPLSLFVFSLVLSIFYVLAHAIQRLLRNRILKRIDISSATQYTLIRISQYIIWVIGAILAFQFIGIDLSALAVAFGFLSVGIGFGLQNLTSNFISGVILLFEQHINVGDRVTVVDTEGNVEEINIRSTTIRSLNNVAIVVPNSEFISGTVINWSHGDPTTRLEIDVGVSYQSDLDVVIHAMLDAGKEHPEVLREPPPKVWFMGFGDSAWNMRLLVWVDNPHGRRQVQSDINCAIVRKFRENGVEIPFPQRDLHVRSPLPVPLVATTS; encoded by the coding sequence ATGAATGAATGGAATATTTTTGAAACCTTGACCCAATTTTTCCACTACCAATTGTTTTCAGTCAATCAAACGCCAATCACACCGCTTTCACTATTCGTCTTTTCCCTCGTTCTTTCGATATTTTATGTGTTGGCACATGCGATCCAACGACTCTTACGGAATCGGATTTTAAAGCGAATCGATATCTCTTCTGCCACACAATATACGCTGATCCGCATTTCCCAATATATTATTTGGGTCATTGGCGCCATCTTGGCTTTTCAATTCATTGGAATTGACCTGAGCGCTTTGGCCGTCGCCTTTGGATTCCTTTCCGTCGGGATTGGATTTGGATTGCAAAATCTGACATCGAACTTTATTTCGGGAGTTATTCTCTTGTTTGAGCAACACATTAATGTGGGAGATCGAGTCACCGTCGTCGACACCGAAGGCAATGTGGAAGAAATTAATATTCGGTCCACGACGATTCGATCGTTGAATAATGTAGCCATTGTTGTCCCAAATTCTGAATTTATTTCCGGCACGGTCATCAACTGGTCTCACGGTGACCCGACGACCAGACTGGAAATTGATGTGGGGGTATCTTATCAATCTGATTTGGACGTCGTCATTCATGCAATGCTGGATGCGGGAAAAGAGCATCCCGAGGTATTGAGAGAACCACCGCCCAAAGTCTGGTTCATGGGATTTGGGGATTCCGCGTGGAACATGCGCCTACTTGTCTGGGTGGATAATCCTCATGGGCGTCGACAAGTTCAATCCGACATTAATTGCGCCATTGTGCGAAAGTTTCGAGAAAACGGCGTAGAAATCCCCTTTCCTCAACGGGATCTCCATGTTCGAAGTCCCTTGCCGGTCCCCCTTGTGGCCACCACGTCATAA
- a CDS encoding universal stress protein → MKILLSVDPTKNSQAIARCWGQFPIPSGTDLYLLQVIEVGRDQIAIDHSRVWERTLTIARTAWLKEAKAFLEKIRKYFSRTPDNKLNSFTAEGIPGEEILRIISTHRIDLVALGNRGLSGIKRFLLGSTSDRVLREAPCSVVIFRNKSRYAKKSNLTKNFKILLASEGPTDGLPSFEMLQSLNFFGSTSISILQVVEPPSFLPNWFFTKKNPKLIKMSEELMKRAQRTGQKHVREITKKFEAHGIKTKNSFSTGNPADEILKAEKRLKPDLIVMGANGWTDGTPIPLGGVARKVARYATCSVLVVRSKK, encoded by the coding sequence ATGAAAATATTACTTTCGGTTGATCCAACCAAAAACAGTCAAGCGATCGCTCGTTGCTGGGGGCAGTTCCCCATTCCGAGCGGCACAGATCTTTACCTTTTACAAGTCATTGAGGTTGGAAGAGACCAAATTGCGATCGACCACTCGCGCGTCTGGGAGCGGACCTTAACCATAGCCAGAACAGCCTGGTTGAAAGAAGCCAAGGCCTTCCTCGAAAAAATTCGGAAGTATTTTTCTCGCACTCCCGACAACAAATTGAATTCCTTCACTGCCGAGGGCATTCCAGGAGAAGAAATTTTACGAATAATTTCCACCCACCGTATCGACCTTGTGGCTCTAGGCAACCGCGGACTTTCCGGCATTAAACGTTTTCTCCTAGGAAGCACGAGCGATAGAGTTCTCCGGGAAGCCCCATGTTCCGTGGTGATCTTTCGCAACAAATCGCGATATGCAAAAAAATCAAACCTCACAAAAAACTTTAAAATTCTTTTGGCTTCCGAGGGACCAACCGATGGCCTGCCGAGCTTTGAGATGCTTCAATCATTAAACTTTTTCGGTTCGACTTCTATTTCCATTCTCCAAGTAGTCGAGCCGCCTAGTTTTTTGCCGAATTGGTTTTTTACGAAAAAAAATCCTAAGTTGATCAAGATGAGTGAAGAATTAATGAAACGGGCTCAGCGTACCGGACAAAAACATGTTCGAGAGATCACCAAGAAATTCGAGGCACATGGCATAAAAACCAAAAACTCATTCTCGACGGGAAATCCAGCCGATGAAATTCTTAAAGCCGAAAAACGCCTCAAACCAGACTTAATTGTCATGGGAGCAAACGGATGGACCGACGGCACCCCCATACCTTTAGGAGGGGTGGCGAGAAAAGTCGCACGTTATGCAACATGTTCCGTCCTGGTTGTGAGATCCAAGAAGTAA
- a CDS encoding magnesium transporter, whose protein sequence is MNTSTLLYETFFSTHPEEAARTLESFPIGDILRVISQTPGRNIAQLLSNMNPSLATEVLLGLHDEVLLRAIPEFSPTQLATLVSRFSQEQREDFLGKVPAAVATELTAFLDYPVDTAGGLMDPRVLALPEDLLVEQAIAQIRAKGSKEIHEVYVIDREQKLVGRVPLRDLLVTPTDERLQSVMERDLLTIHPLEQRDQILDLFSERKLFTLPVTDLDGHLLGVIRNRSIFKAGQEELSADMQTMVGVSADERALSPPMFAVKKRLPWLQINLLTAFLAAFVVGLFESTIAQFTALAVLLPVVAGQSGNTGAQSLAVVMRGLALRDIRPSQWWSVSRKEVVVAFINGVAVALTTCLGVYVWSRSLGLTAVIGVSMILAMTIAGFSGAVIPIILRSLKQDPAQSSSIILTTVTDVFGFFSFLGLATIFSSWLA, encoded by the coding sequence ATGAACACGTCGACGTTGTTATACGAAACATTTTTCTCCACTCACCCCGAAGAAGCTGCTCGCACGTTGGAGTCCTTTCCGATTGGGGATATTCTTCGTGTCATTTCTCAAACTCCAGGACGCAATATTGCCCAGCTCTTATCGAATATGAATCCATCCCTCGCTACCGAAGTGTTGTTGGGACTTCATGATGAGGTGCTGCTGCGTGCCATTCCAGAGTTTTCGCCAACGCAATTAGCCACACTGGTTTCACGGTTTTCTCAGGAACAGCGTGAGGATTTTTTAGGCAAGGTTCCTGCAGCCGTGGCGACGGAACTGACGGCGTTTCTTGACTACCCGGTGGATACAGCCGGGGGCCTCATGGATCCTCGTGTGCTAGCGCTTCCTGAAGATTTATTGGTGGAACAAGCCATTGCGCAAATTCGGGCTAAGGGTTCGAAAGAAATCCATGAAGTATATGTCATTGATCGTGAGCAAAAACTCGTGGGCCGGGTGCCGCTTCGAGATTTATTAGTTACGCCCACCGATGAACGCCTGCAATCAGTGATGGAGCGTGATTTATTGACCATTCATCCCTTGGAGCAACGAGATCAAATATTGGATCTCTTCAGCGAACGAAAACTATTCACGCTGCCGGTGACGGACTTGGATGGTCATTTATTAGGGGTCATTCGCAATCGGTCGATTTTTAAAGCTGGTCAAGAAGAACTCAGTGCGGATATGCAAACCATGGTGGGTGTGAGCGCAGATGAGCGTGCTCTGTCTCCTCCAATGTTTGCAGTCAAAAAGCGATTGCCGTGGCTGCAGATTAATTTGTTAACGGCCTTTCTGGCTGCGTTTGTGGTGGGGCTGTTTGAAAGTACGATTGCTCAATTCACCGCTTTGGCGGTGTTGTTGCCGGTGGTGGCAGGGCAATCAGGAAATACGGGCGCGCAATCATTGGCGGTGGTCATGCGGGGATTGGCGTTGCGAGACATTCGACCCAGCCAATGGTGGTCTGTTAGTCGAAAGGAAGTGGTCGTGGCATTTATCAATGGCGTGGCCGTGGCGTTGACCACCTGCTTGGGAGTCTATGTCTGGAGCCGGTCTTTAGGTCTGACCGCAGTGATCGGCGTGTCCATGATTCTCGCGATGACGATTGCTGGTTTCTCCGGCGCTGTTATTCCTATCATTCTCCGTTCCCTCAAACAAGATCCTGCGCAATCCTCATCTATCATATTAACGACTGTGACCGATGTGTTTGGGTTTTTCAGCTTCCTGGGGTTAGCCACCATTTTTTCGAGTTGGTTGGCGTAA
- the pyk gene encoding pyruvate kinase — protein sequence MTECTKRYHRTFRTLTRKKSSQPKQHLPLRRAKILCTIGPKSASRQILEELSKNGMDMVRLNMSHGTQEWHLNTIKAIRSVEKLRQTPLPILLDLQGPRIRIGSLPKEGIYLHTGESVKLISANSEKSRLSKYSKNKGSVIPVVFPTLTKDVKKGHKILINDGLIELLVNKATVTGLECSIVVGGKVTSRKGVNFPDTNLSGPTLTEKDLKDLLFGIENRVNYIALSFVRSAQDVRAVKTFLRKHKQDIPVIAKIERPEAIRRLSSIVDQADGVMLARGDLAIEMSLEEVPILQKHILAEANRRHRLVITATQMLESMTQHPRPTRAEASDVANAVLDGSDILMLSAETSAGQYPVQTVQIMARIIRSAEKGTVLRWEPSKTDQEIHGSITASACIAADSAARLTQAKAIVVFTDSGATALFMSKQRPAVPIIALTPSRESLKRMTAYWGVHAYLMPQISSTDERIQQAEDIVKERGLIHSGDRIVILSGEHAQKPTGTNLMKIHLVK from the coding sequence ATGACCGAGTGCACAAAACGCTACCATAGGACATTCAGGACCTTGACCCGCAAAAAATCTTCCCAACCAAAACAGCATCTCCCTCTAAGACGGGCAAAGATACTATGCACGATCGGTCCAAAAAGCGCCTCGCGGCAAATCCTCGAAGAATTATCAAAAAACGGAATGGATATGGTGAGACTGAATATGTCTCATGGCACACAAGAGTGGCACCTAAATACAATTAAAGCTATTCGATCTGTTGAAAAGCTGCGCCAAACGCCGCTTCCAATTTTATTAGATCTCCAAGGCCCACGAATTCGCATTGGGTCCCTTCCCAAGGAAGGAATTTATCTTCACACGGGGGAGTCCGTGAAGTTAATTTCGGCGAATTCAGAAAAGTCCCGTCTTTCTAAATATTCGAAGAACAAAGGATCAGTGATTCCCGTCGTGTTCCCCACTCTTACCAAGGATGTCAAAAAGGGTCATAAAATTCTGATTAATGACGGGCTCATCGAGTTGCTCGTTAATAAAGCCACTGTTACTGGCTTAGAATGTTCCATAGTAGTCGGAGGAAAGGTCACTTCTCGCAAAGGCGTAAACTTTCCAGATACAAACCTGAGTGGTCCAACCTTAACCGAAAAGGATTTGAAGGACCTTCTTTTTGGCATCGAAAATCGGGTGAATTACATTGCGCTCTCGTTTGTTCGCTCAGCTCAAGATGTTCGAGCCGTCAAAACATTTCTTCGAAAGCACAAGCAAGACATCCCCGTGATAGCAAAAATCGAACGGCCTGAGGCCATTCGCCGCTTGAGCAGCATTGTGGATCAGGCTGATGGAGTGATGCTGGCACGTGGCGACTTAGCCATAGAAATGAGTCTTGAGGAGGTTCCCATTCTCCAAAAACACATTCTCGCAGAAGCCAATCGCCGGCATCGGTTGGTGATTACGGCCACACAAATGTTGGAATCAATGACTCAGCATCCACGGCCCACACGAGCTGAAGCATCCGATGTGGCCAATGCCGTCCTGGACGGGTCCGACATTCTGATGTTGTCCGCCGAAACCTCTGCCGGACAATACCCAGTCCAAACCGTACAAATCATGGCTCGCATTATCCGTTCCGCTGAAAAGGGAACAGTACTTCGATGGGAACCATCGAAAACCGATCAAGAGATTCATGGCTCAATCACGGCTTCGGCCTGCATTGCCGCAGACTCGGCAGCAAGGCTTACACAAGCCAAGGCAATCGTCGTGTTTACAGATTCAGGAGCGACAGCTTTATTCATGTCAAAACAACGACCTGCCGTTCCAATTATTGCGCTCACCCCTTCCAGGGAAAGCCTGAAAAGAATGACCGCCTATTGGGGGGTCCATGCTTACCTTATGCCACAAATTTCGAGCACTGATGAGCGAATTCAACAGGCTGAGGATATTGTGAAGGAACGTGGACTCATCCATTCGGGAGATCGCATCGTCATCCTATCAGGAGAACATGCCCAAAAACCCACAGGGACGAACTTAATGAAAATCCACCTTGTAAAATAA
- a CDS encoding succinylglutamate desuccinylase/aspartoacylase family protein, with protein MPNPIKPKREAADNLSRQAFEIGGQSVLPGTKQTIQLPMSLLSTHTPMTIPVQVVHGKKDGPRLFVSAAIHGDELNGVEIIRRVLKSPRLTRLRGTLIAVPIVNVFGFISQSRYLPDRRDLNRSFPGNPKGSLTAQLAHVFFKEVVSRCTHGIDLHTGAIHRTNLPQIRANLDGPGMEELAQAFAAPLVLHSNLRDGSLRLAATEKDIPTMLYEAGEALRFDELSIRVGVRGIIRVMQALEMLTPPPSPHKSIVSRSSYWVRAPTGGILRTRLRNGVLIKTNERLGTIADPFGESETTVSSGEAGILIGRANLPVVNQGDAIFHIAHVHDATSAEKVVEGFHEQLDQNIDVEVEALLPPHSP; from the coding sequence ATGCCAAACCCAATAAAACCAAAACGCGAGGCCGCGGATAATTTGAGTCGCCAAGCTTTTGAAATCGGGGGGCAATCGGTCCTTCCAGGAACCAAGCAAACGATTCAACTCCCCATGAGTTTGCTTTCAACGCATACCCCTATGACCATTCCTGTGCAAGTGGTACATGGGAAGAAAGATGGCCCACGTCTCTTTGTGAGTGCGGCCATTCATGGGGATGAATTGAATGGCGTGGAAATTATTCGTCGGGTCCTGAAGTCACCACGTCTCACCCGTTTACGTGGAACGCTCATTGCGGTGCCCATCGTGAATGTCTTCGGATTTATTTCTCAGTCTCGCTACCTGCCGGACCGGCGTGACCTCAATCGGAGTTTTCCTGGGAACCCAAAAGGTTCCTTAACCGCCCAACTGGCCCATGTTTTTTTCAAAGAAGTCGTTTCGCGCTGTACCCACGGGATTGATTTACACACGGGAGCCATTCATCGAACGAACTTGCCTCAAATCCGCGCGAATCTTGATGGTCCCGGAATGGAAGAGCTTGCGCAAGCATTTGCGGCCCCATTGGTTTTACATTCGAATCTTCGTGACGGATCCCTCCGTCTCGCTGCCACCGAGAAAGACATTCCCACGATGTTGTATGAAGCTGGAGAAGCGTTGCGTTTTGATGAACTATCCATTCGGGTTGGAGTCAGAGGAATTATTCGAGTCATGCAAGCCCTAGAGATGCTCACCCCGCCCCCCTCACCCCATAAAAGTATCGTGTCGCGGTCTTCCTATTGGGTTCGCGCTCCCACGGGCGGAATTCTTCGAACGCGTCTACGGAATGGGGTGCTGATTAAAACGAATGAACGCTTGGGTACCATTGCCGACCCCTTTGGCGAATCGGAAACCACCGTATCGTCCGGAGAAGCGGGCATTCTTATTGGCCGCGCCAACCTACCCGTGGTCAATCAAGGGGATGCAATTTTTCATATTGCGCATGTCCATGATGCCACCTCTGCGGAAAAGGTCGTTGAAGGTTTTCACGAACAGCTAGACCAGAATATCGACGTTGAAGTTGAAGCACTCTTGCCACCCCATAGCCCATGA
- a CDS encoding CBS domain-containing protein, which translates to MRVEDQLTLKFIQLHPVESSRQLERLDSQTAAGMLTSLPVSDVSTVLGCCQPSLAARILEHVTVEQATGVVSELPASTAYVVFRQLSPELQNQMIERLGPVHGPRFRRALIQPRQTAGSLADPRVVTLPPDVTVAQGIQLLKRNPRQALYYVYVVDRDAKLEGVVTLKQLLMVDPEDYIATVMNDQVFSLPASLTNDELVGHPHWQQHPTLPVVDQDGVFLGVLRYRTLQQVIEEMQSRRDPGNLPSALIQLWEAYSLAGIGLLTELSQAMTSVPQTPSGSQNTEHQG; encoded by the coding sequence ATGCGCGTTGAAGATCAACTGACCCTCAAGTTTATTCAGCTCCATCCCGTCGAATCGTCTCGTCAATTGGAACGATTGGATTCCCAAACCGCAGCGGGAATGCTTACCTCATTGCCGGTGTCCGATGTCTCCACCGTTTTGGGATGTTGTCAACCGAGTCTGGCGGCAAGAATTCTCGAACATGTTACGGTTGAGCAAGCCACCGGGGTGGTGAGCGAACTTCCCGCCTCTACCGCCTATGTGGTGTTTCGGCAACTCTCACCTGAGTTGCAAAACCAAATGATTGAACGCTTGGGACCGGTGCATGGTCCAAGATTTCGTCGTGCGTTAATTCAACCGCGACAGACCGCGGGTAGCTTAGCGGACCCTCGGGTGGTAACCCTCCCGCCAGATGTGACCGTGGCACAAGGCATTCAGTTACTCAAACGAAATCCTCGCCAAGCGTTGTATTACGTGTACGTCGTGGATCGGGATGCTAAACTCGAGGGAGTGGTGACTCTGAAACAATTGTTAATGGTGGACCCGGAGGATTACATTGCCACAGTGATGAATGATCAGGTGTTCTCCCTGCCGGCGAGTTTGACGAATGATGAGTTGGTTGGACATCCCCATTGGCAACAGCATCCAACTTTGCCGGTCGTTGATCAAGACGGGGTCTTCCTTGGGGTGTTGCGGTATCGTACGTTACAGCAGGTGATCGAAGAAATGCAGTCGCGACGGGATCCGGGTAATTTGCCTAGCGCCTTGATCCAATTATGGGAAGCCTATTCTTTGGCCGGCATTGGGTTATTGACGGAGTTATCTCAAGCCATGACGTCTGTTCCGCAGACGCCTTCCGGCAGTCAAAATACAGAGCATCAAGGCTAA
- a CDS encoding DUF2934 domain-containing protein: protein MIFIISHHPPHRDQLLQFFDQRGFDVCLAPHRENVCDWIKQINPHVVVLDAFVASPNPIAVLRSIRSEGFKGKVILLANPSIGSLLPEIHQLGIDQVVGGPGFPENPINFDHLESSIRVVVHPYIAARAHDLFIGRGSKGQKGLDDWLQAEREILFKKKT from the coding sequence GTGATTTTCATCATTTCACACCATCCTCCACACCGGGATCAACTTTTACAATTTTTTGACCAGCGCGGCTTTGACGTATGTTTGGCTCCCCATCGGGAAAATGTTTGCGATTGGATCAAACAGATTAACCCCCATGTGGTCGTGTTGGATGCATTCGTTGCCTCCCCAAATCCTATTGCTGTCCTGCGGAGTATTCGATCTGAAGGGTTCAAGGGCAAGGTCATTTTGCTGGCCAACCCCTCCATCGGTTCCCTCCTGCCCGAGATTCATCAATTAGGAATCGACCAAGTCGTCGGGGGGCCAGGGTTTCCAGAGAACCCCATCAATTTCGATCATCTTGAGTCTAGTATTCGGGTGGTCGTTCACCCTTACATTGCAGCACGTGCCCACGATCTTTTTATTGGGCGCGGTTCAAAAGGGCAAAAGGGATTGGATGATTGGCTCCAGGCTGAACGGGAAATCTTATTTAAAAAAAAGACCTAA